Below is a genomic region from Syngnathoides biaculeatus isolate LvHL_M chromosome 5, ASM1980259v1, whole genome shotgun sequence.
AGGCAAAAATCTGAGATATTGTATATAGAAACGCTATTTCTTTTTAGCTTATGCTTCAAACATATAGCGTACTTGATgaaaacatcatttttaaaCTATTCCTGTTCAGCCATTCCCACTCAAGAGGAGGCAAAGCATGCTTGTTTCAAGCTAATTTCCATCCAAGTTGCCGTTTATCGTTAAACTGACACACCAAACAAAAGAGAGTTGATTACTGtgctgtactgtatgtttaaaaatcaaaaatccTCACACAAACCATACAATTTTGTCTACGTTAAGTCTGCTAAGGTGAATTCTAACAATGTCAAATGGCATCGCTACTgcttataaaaaaatgaacgtATTGTTATGGtaattatcttcttcttttcctttcggcttttcccgccacagcgtgtcatcgttttccatctaAATCtgtctcatgcatcctcctctctaacacccactgtcctcgtgtcctccctcaccacatccatcaaccttttctttgtacttcctctcgcttttttgccaggcagctccatcctcagcccctttctcccaatatactccctctctcgcctctggccatgtccaaaccattgaagtctgctccctctaaccttgtctccaaaacatccaactttggctgtccctttaatgcactcatttctaatcctatccaacctgctcactccgagcgagaacctcaacatcttcatttctgccacctccagttctgctccctgttgtttcttcagtgccaccgtctctaatccgtacatcatggccggcctcaccactgttttgtaaactttgcccttcatcccaacagagactcttctgtcacatagaacacaagacactttccgccaactattccatcctgcttgtacgcgttttcttcacttctttatcacactcaccattgctctgtattgtcgaccccaagtTATTGTTATGGTAATTATGAACCTTAAAATAACTGCAACTTTAACGCGTGTAGAGCGGTGACACATACGAGCACAGTGTGCAGCAGTACCTGCACACGTATATTCGCGTATTCTTTACCCTTGTGGAAATATTAAAACAGCAAAATTGGATCTTGTCAAAATCTACACAACTTTGACTAAATTTCGTGGAAATGTCTATTATGATGAACGAAAACGTCTATGTTGAATAGAAAGTTAAAATGAGCAGTTATAAGCTGTCAAGTTATTTTTGCATGGCGTAAAAGTTTCATGATTGTTTtcgcctccttttttttttcttatgctaATGATTAAGTCAAACAATAAAAGCAAGTAAGTAAGGCACACCGGGCGTGACCCTGTTACAAAGTCCAGCAGTGCCACATCCCACGTTTATCTCGTGTTATCTGGATGCCATTGGCGGTGTGATCAGACGTACTACTGTCCTTCCCCGTTATTTTTCAGTGTACAGTTTCACTACTCAGTGAaagtgctgcaaaaaaataaataaataaagctgctTCTTCATCTTTCATATCATTTTCACATCCCATTGTTAGCGCCTCTGGCCTAAGTCATGTGACCGGTTTGTGACAGCATGGCAAAGACTCGTGGACTTTGTCTCCTTTGAGTACAACTGTCATCGTTCATCAGTATATATATGCAACGCAATCAGCAGGCAGGCCAGTCACATTTGACAAAGGGACACACAACCGCACAAGAGTAGGTAAGAATTTTGCGGGCCTTCTTTCAGAAGATCCTCGTAAATGTGCTCGCTTGTTGCCGGACTTCAacccaaattgtttttgattttcCAGCAGTCATGAGGATTTCTCTTTTGCTCGCTTTGGCTGTGATTTCTGGTAAGTTTCTGCAACACTTGAAATGCATGACATTTCCATGTGTTTACTTGTTTACTCGGCCAATAAATTCTGAAAATATCATCAATGGGAATCTGTAATCCGTCTTCCCCTAACAGGCTGCAATGGCAACCTCTTCCACGCCGACGCCCCCAAGCCTCCGATGGAGGCTCTGACGGACGCCTTCTGGGACTACATCGCAAAGGCCAGCAAGACCGCCGACGACACCCTGGAGATGGTGATGAAGTCGCAGTTCGGGGCGGAAGTCAAGTAAGTCGCTCCAGAATAGTCACTTCATAAAATGATTGGACCCACTATTTTCAATTGTACAGGAAATTCccaaaatgatttttgtcaCAAATCCTGTGATACCATCAATATCGTGGACTAAATATGGTGACACAAAAGAAATTTCTTGATTGTCAACCCTGTGGTGCATATTGATTTTTGGCCATATTACTGTATTGTGATAAAATTTCTGTATCGCGATACCGTAAATATTTTTTAGGTGGCTTTTGAAATGTATTACTGTAGCGATGCCGAATCAAATCAGTGGTTTGATCTTTTGGTTCGCCTTTGTAGCGCTCACCTGGCCAAGACCGCCGACGTGGCCAGCAGGTACGCCAGTACCTTGAAGGAAAATCTTCCCTTGGCCGCCCAGGGCCTGATGGCCAAGATCAGCGCCGAAGCCGACGTCTTGAGGAACGTGGTGAGCCAGGACCTGAGCTCAGTCGGCAAAAAGGTCGAGCAGTACTCCGACACCTTGAAGTTCCAGATCCAGGAGAAGGTGGACCAGCTAAAGCAAGAACTGAACGCTTACGCCGACAACGTGGATTCGGATGCCCTGAAAGCCACAATCGTGCAGAGCAGCGAGGAGCTGATGACCGGACTGCAGCGCAGCATCGCGGATCTGGAGAGCAAGCTGGGGCCCTACACGGAGGACTTAAAGAGGCAGGTTgacgagcacctggtggccttCCAACGCAACATCGGCCCCATGACCTACAGGTTCCAGGATGAGCTGAGCTTCAGGAGCAGAGAGGTCCAACGCATGGTGGCGCCCTATGCCGAAGACCTGAAGGAGAGGTTGGACCATTTTACAACGGACCTCCAGCAACAGCTCAGGGCCCAATACGACTCCTTGATCAACTAAATGAAATGTTTCCCCGATTCAACTGTCGCTCCAAtcccatttgtatttatttcttagTTCAATTGTGCAACAAATgcagtatttattgtttttaagtcTGTTGCTgctgataatgtttttttttctaaagaaaaataaacacaattctCAACGAACACACTGTCAGTTATATTTCTTTCaaaagaagacatttatttAAGTATAATTGGACATTGGCGGAAGGGTGGCCTGACTGGTTAGAGCGCCTTCTTCAtggttttgaggaccggggttcaaatcccccccccTGCGTTGGCTTTTCTTCGGGCAGTCTAGTTTCCTTCCCTTATCGCCAAaacttaggtgtgattgtgagtgcgaataaaggttccctgcgattggttggcaaccagttcagggtgtaccccgcctcctgccggaaGATAGCTAAGATAAGCTCaaccactccagtgacccttgtgaggataggcggctcagaaaattgatggaatgGGACACTGTATTTTCTTGACTTCTTcagtgacaaaaatatatatggacagttgtggaaaaatattttgccacTTATACAAATATTCATCATAATACTGTTGGTATCATGGTAAAAGCATTAATTGTAGAAATAAATGGAAACCTAGACATTAGCACATGTAAATGGGGAAAATAATTTATCTACATTTACTCTATCATGATACTGTCCCATATAcagattttcatgaaatttcaaaataatagaaaTGCCATCTTTATCATCATCTAAAATTAGACTTCAtgtacaaaaacattcattggagaaaaaaatgtaaactgagATGAAATATGAACGTGCTaccgtctttaaaaaaaaaaatcaccaagttCTTTTTTCAGTGATGCAAATGTTGACATATGAGTTCTCCGCAGTTGCTTTTTCATCATATTGTTGATGTCGCAAGTAAAACATCAGTCATGtagggaaagaaaaagaaactctGGAAAGCAGACATATTATTAACAGTATTACAAACATCGAAACCAAACCAGAGcccttttctttttatgttctTAGTCATTTTTATCCatctattattttgttttgtcagtcaGTTGTGTGGGTGTGTTGTTCCCAGCAGTTCTTGAAGTCTTACGTAAACTTTCACGGTCCCGTTCTCGTCTCGACATGTTCTGATGACACAGCAGCTCGGTCTGCTGTTTTGGGCCAAAGGCACGACATCCGTGTTCTTATCGGACGTGTCGCTGCAAGCCATCGGCCGGCCTGCTATTCCAAAACTTTGGCATGCAGCACCAAACGGTCTGGCCAGTGCTTTATTTGAAATCCCAAGATTGAGCTTTCCATTTTGAAACTGTAACTTGATTTGTAATAATATAGAACAAACAGATGGGTTTTACGTTTGGGTTTCaaggtttattttttcattgttgtgttttgtgaaaATGGCTGCAAATAGCCACACGTTTGTCCTTTTGTGACTGTCAGCCTCCAACATGGAGGGTCCAGAGTCCACCAACTGAAAACATCTCCACTCCTTCAAGTcgtcattattttattattattgttgtgcaTGACGTTTCATGCTAGCTAATTTGAAACTTGATGAAATCCCAAtttcaggaagaaaaaaaaagaggttaaaTGATGTTTCAGACTACAAGTCTTCAAGCTTTAGATTTCGAGTATATGCATATTTTGTTTATACACAGCAGTTGGTTACATATATGACAAGTGTCACGCCACACGATATAATAGAACAGCAGCGGTACCTCATGTTGTGGCCAGTTACCGTGAGTCGATCCAATGTTAACAAGTGGCGACATGACTTGTTGTTTTGACAACAATAAAGTGCAAAAGGCCCCAGGCACGGCTTTCTTTGAACAAGTCCGCTCTTGTGGCCGCGTTTTTTTGAGGGGCTCGCATTGCTGGGATGCAGATGATGACAGATACCCTTTTAGTGCCTGTTCTCGTACATATCGGGCCATTTCACTTTCAAGAAAGACCTCCCAGGGCCACGCGGAATGCAGCAAATacagcacaatttaaaaaatcatttttttaatttgagctgcattcccggcctacagagcacacctggttgagtacatttgtaaacgaaataccatttagtacatacatacagctgtgtaaaagccacaagtgcccacattgaaacccacattaaaacacgagatatttacaaagaaagacggtacacagaaagagtttaatgctagtgctagcgccgcgctaacgctagcaccgcgctagtgttaaactatTTATGTGTACCGcctaaaacttaccagtaaatatcacagagacacgccagcaacacagcagcaaaacgctagcacagcgctaacgctagcacagcgctaacaaggccggtaaaagtcacttcctcggcaccttttccacttgctgctgtgagaaaaaatgcacaaattagccacatcactgcataaaccgcagggttgaaagcatgtgaaaaaagtcatggcttgtaggccggacaTTACGTTACTTTGTCTACCTGGATGCTTATAGACATAGTACATAAGTGCCAGAAAAGTTTTTTGTATAATTGTTGGCATCGTCTGTATGGTTTGCTtatggggttgccgtagtttgttGTATGTCAGTCATTGTTTGAGTTTTTATgaaatatacatatgtatagtTTGTTGGTATAGTTGTTGAAATTGCCAATGCAATAGTTGTTGGTAGAGTTATTTGTAGAGCTGTTGGAGTAGGTTTTTTCGTAAAGTTGTTGACGCAGTATTTGTTGGTAGTATTATAGCAATACttcccttttccccagccacttcattcacCTCTCCCAGGGTTGGGGGATCCCGAGGAGTTCCCAGGCCAGTCGAGAGACGTAATCTCTCCACCATGTCCTGGGTGGTCCCCGGGATCAGATGCCcaggccacctcatctggctcctctcaatgcggaggagaagcTGCTCTACACTGAGCCTATCCTGGATTTATGTGGGTtgcctggtccctcacctaggaccctCCCAGGGACACGAAGcccccagacaatttagctccttggatcattgggacacacaaacccctccaccacgataggAGGAGTGAGAAGTTAGTTGCTCGTATTGTCTAACTTTTAGACCCCAGTTGATGATGTTGCTGTTGGTACAGATGTTTGTTTAGCCACTTGTATTGTTGTTATTAGTCCTTTATTTACTTTTGGGTGTGTAATTGTTGCTATAGCTTGAattgtttttcatcatttttttgttggtatTACTGTTTTCACAATTATTTATGCAGTGAAGTGGTTTGTATTGTTAATTTCATTGCAGGTGCAatacaaagcaatttttttctctttacatGTTGTTGTTGATATTATAATTGTTCGTGTAGTTTTCTAGTAAggtggttttattttgaaagcaccGTATGGCTGGAAGTGGGAAGAGCCATGGCtttaatttaattgaagaaGCCTATATTGCTATCTAGTGGTACTCTCATGAAAGTGCACAAAGACAATATCGGCAGCATGGTgaatcagctgtaaagcattggccttacagttctgagaatccaggttcaatcccagccctccatgtgtggagtttgcatgttctccccgtgcctgcgtggggtttctccaggcattctggtttcctcccatatcacagaaacatgtaacattaatttggacactctaaattgccccgaagtgtgattgtgagggcggctgatgtctgtctcaatgtgccctgcgattggctgccaaccagttcagggtgttcaaattacATGTTGCAATTATAGTTTCAAAATTGGGTTCAAAATTAGCGTCCAATTAGAAATTTTGCGTTTTAATTTAGGCctaaggtttcaaattaggttttaaattttgaattcaaaatagGGTTTCAATTTAGGGGTTGCTTTTCATTTTAGGCTTCAAACCAGGGTTAAAgctaaagtttcaaattggTGCTTCAGGTTCCAGTTTGGGTTTCAATGTTGGCTTAGGGTTTGAATTCAGGGTGTGGGATTTCAAGTCAATGTTTACAAAGGTAAGGATAAACTGTTCTGTCCTCATAATTTGTTTTTCTccgatatatttaaaaaaaaaaaataaaataaataaataaaaaacagccTCAAGCATCATTAGAAAAAGTCATGACATTTATTTGCCTCCATCACAGACGATCACCATATATTAACGTCTAAACACAGACTCGGTTTGATTTTCACGTGACATCCACGTGACTCCTCCCTCTGGTCGGCGTTCCTTCCAAAGTAAAAGACAAGAGAGTGCTACACCATGCAGGCAGACAGACGGACACGGCTCGGCCAGTCCCAGCGTGTCGCTGATCTTCTCCGTCCGTCTCGTCTGTGGCGCCTTCCCCCAAAAATCACTGTGGTAAAAAGAGCGTCTCTGAATGTAATGGTGGGAGAAACTCAATCCGGGTTCCTGTGTGTGCGCGTCTCTGTGCCGGTCCGAGCTGAGGCCCGTGAGCTGGTTTCCGAGGGGGCGGCGGCGCCGCCGGCTCCGGCTCCGGGTTGGGGCCCGTCTAGCCGATGACGACGCTGAAGCCGCACTGGAATTTGTTCTTGCGGTGATTGAGGAAGGCTCCAAGCGCCATGGTGAGGGGCAGCGGCGGCAGCTTCTTCTCCAACGTGGCGCCTACAACCCAGTTGCTGTCCACAGTGCCTTGAGGACAGCAGCAGAAGATTGTTGATATTAATTATGCAATATCCGCTTCGTACAAAACGAAGGCGAAGCAGGCTCACCTTTAAAGAGCAAGTTGGCTTTGGGCACATCTAGCTGGTAACCCAAAGATGCGGTGGTCTCTTTCATCCGCGTGCTGGCTTCAAACTCAACACCTACCTGCAACTGTGgcagtaaaataaataactttaaaaaaaataataaatcacacTGCTAGTTTCAATATATGCAGCAGTAACTTTGAACAAAATTGACCTTTAGTGCCTCTCTCTGGAGCCAAACATTCGCTACTGTTATTTCTGTCCTTGTATATTTGTTGTCACGATGGAACGTATTGTATGGCATTTGGTGGCTCAGGTTTACGTGATAGGGGGGAAAAATTTGACGGGAAAAATACATTGACTTAAAGCAACTTATTTAGCTTTTTGGTGGGGGTGCGATGgtagggaaggaggaagtgtgtGAAGTGATTTGACTCCATAATTCTAAAGgagcttctccatttcttctatgATCTGTGGCCTTTACTTAGTAATGCTAGTCACTCCTTCGGCAACACTAACTGCCTTTTTTATTCCATatttattctttaggatagtcAAAATAGTCGATTTAGCCATACGATGCTAGCTAGCAAGAgcagtaataaataaataaaaaacacgcATTTCTGTAGTTAGATCAACTTTCCTTCAGCGCTGTCTTGCTTTGTGCCCaaggcaaagaaaatactggaaaaataaaacaattttgagAAGCACAACTCCAAGTGAGCAGTGGCTCGTCTCAGCACGTGTGGTGTGCATTTGTCATCACCTCAATGGAGCCGGATTTCGCTTTGGACGGATGTTCAGACATCGAGAATCAGGCCGAAAACTGAGCGATTTTTTGTGCAGATTTTTTGGTCGAAAACTCGACATGTTTGAATTCCAAGGTTCCAATGTACAGTCATGCTCAATAATATTGCCATCGCAGGGGTGCGGCTATTTCAAGCCATGACGTGCTTTTGACATACTATCACATCGAGCCAGCCACCCAGCTTTGAGCTTCAGGAATGCTAACACTGCATTGATGAATCTTAATCTTTAAATACATGTTAATAACTGCAGGTGACTTAAAATATGTCCGCAGTCCTTGTGAATCCCTCCATGCATGATCAAtcattttattgtgtgtgttaattttttcttcattcattaaagatccttaaaggtcaagtgtcatgaaatggatgatttttagtacgttattaatgaaaaaacagcagctggtatggacccatctgtttttttccccaacacaaaacatgattttgacatatatggctttttgtaagtcCTGCTATTAAAAtactcttgagggatttgttttcaagaagaagcaggaagtgacgtacggagCAGGAGCGCCCTTTCTATTAGTttcacctgcgggaagatagcttgttgttccttcgtcttagccaaaatgccgcctagttgcattgctggacattgctcgaacactcgggaagatggatctactcttcataagtttctaagagacccggttcgtcgtgaaaaatggattgcacgggtgcaaaggacgaaagcTCCGTCATAGTTTAGGGCGGACATtgtaatccatctctcataatgtaacaaaagatccgcgtacgtatgacaggggtgctaaatgtgttgatgtgcgcgttggacggcTGCCACGTCGGGCTCGCAgacagcggctatgaacaacgcggCCTGGCTTGGCGGTGTTGTTCACCGCGGACAGCGGCGACTATGAACAATGCCGCAGacggcggcagctatgaacaacgctgccggcaatggcgcactcagccgcgtgcaacgacaacgctgtaaagtggcctggctcggcgccgttataagccacctcggcgctgaaaataagccaccccggccgacaaggccaagccacccgccggccttgtcggctgaGGTGGCTCGTGGGCTGTGATGGTTAATCTCCGCTGCGGaaatggatcggacggggaggtggttt
It encodes:
- the LOC133500844 gene encoding apolipoprotein A-IV-like, whose translation is MRISLLLALAVISGCNGNLFHADAPKPPMEALTDAFWDYIAKASKTADDTLEMVMKSQFGAEVNAHLAKTADVASRYASTLKENLPLAAQGLMAKISAEADVLRNVVSQDLSSVGKKVEQYSDTLKFQIQEKVDQLKQELNAYADNVDSDALKATIVQSSEELMTGLQRSIADLESKLGPYTEDLKRQVDEHLVAFQRNIGPMTYRFQDELSFRSREVQRMVAPYAEDLKERLDHFTTDLQQQLRAQYDSLIN